The region TCTCGAAAACGCTGGAAAGCTTTGTGATTTCCATGAGGTTCTCGATATCGGAATTTAAGTTCGCAAATACAAGTCTACCATTCAGGCCATCAATATGTTTGTAGATATTGAGAAACGTTCCTAAACCAGCTGAGTTGATGAAGGGAACCTTTTTCAAATCAATGATGAATTTAGGGACTTGGCCTTTTTTGATGTACTGTTCAATCTTTT is a window of Leptospira kanakyensis DNA encoding:
- a CDS encoding STAS domain-containing protein, with protein sequence MKIKVTSKNDVHIIKIEGAIKAGNEFELSEKIEQYIKKGQVPKFIIDLKKVPFINSAGLGTFLNIYKHIDGLNGRLVFANLNSDIENLMEITKLSSVFEIYKTLEEAEDSFEY